One Carya illinoinensis cultivar Pawnee chromosome 5, C.illinoinensisPawnee_v1, whole genome shotgun sequence genomic window, GTGTAAAGCTATGGAAGTTGAGCTTGAGACATTGGAAAACAATCATACCTGGACACTCATTGACTTACCTAAAGGGCAAGAAGCCACTGACAGTATGTTTATAAGATTAAGTCTGATGAAATTGTGGAAAAGCTAAGCTAGATTAGTAGACAAAGGCTACACACAACAAGAGGGTATAGATTTTCATGAGACTTTCTCTCTAGTTGCTAAGTTGGTCATTGCGAGATGTCTACTCAATGTTGCTAAAATTTAAGGATGGCATttacatcaatttgatgtaaaCAATGCCTTCCTTAATAGTGATTTACaataagaaatttatatgaaGAAACCACCCGACTATACAAAGGATAAGCCACATCAAGTTAGCATTAAGTCAGTGGAACTTCAAACTTACCTCCTCTCTAATTGAATTTGGTTTTCTCCAATCAAAAGCTGATTATAGCTTATTCACAAAGCAAGATGGAGAGTCTTACATTGTTTTATTAGTTTATGTGGATAATATCTTAATTGCTAGCAATTCTCAACCCTCAATTGATTCCATTAGAACTTTCTCCATTATAAGTTCAAAATTAAAGATCTTGGCTGCATACGTTATTTTTTGGGCTTAGAAATTACTAGATCATCCAAAGGCATTCACATTTGTCAAAGGAAATATGCCTTAGATATTTTGACAAATTCTAGTATGCTTGGTTGCAAACCCCACAAGCTACCTCTTGATCAAAACTTTAAAATCAGCAAAGATGAGGGCACTCCTCTTTCTGAACCAAGCATTTATAGAAGGCTAATCGATAGACTTTTGTATCTCACCATCTCTTGGCCAAACCTATGTTTTGCAGTTCAATTATTGAGTCAATTCATGGATAAACCATCTTCAACTCACTTGGCAGCAGCATATAAGGTCCTAATGTATATCAAAACAACTCTTGGTCAAggaatttttctttccttctcatcTTAGTTTCAGCCCCAAGCTTATTGTGATTTGAATTGGGCCTCTTGCCCAGACTCTTATCAGTCAACTACATATTATTTTGTCTTCTTAGGCAGCGCATTGATTTTTTGGAAATCCAATAAACAAAATGTGGTTTCTCGCTCCTTAGCTAAAGCTAAGTATAGATCTATGGTTGCTACTTGTTCTGAATTAACTTAGCTTCAATATTTACTTCAAAACCGAgcattgttaatggattatgcatatgtaaatgacacttttgatgaatgtaagatgaatttagattttggcTACTCCATTCACATAAATTTTTACATTGgaatagttattttttcattatataataataaaataatgagatgaatttgattttgactattcacgtcaaattttcacattgaattatctatttattcattatatagtaaggagtaattaataattacaaaatatttaatttttttaattattaatttattttattttatcatattttactattctacttattatatattaattagtaatcatattctaattaaattatttaaatgtttgtggatgtagatgaagagaagagagaaagtgttataaaaaataataaaatatatatttcctcATTTAACAATAACCATCAAATTTAGATTTTGGTTTACAAATACTGTAtgtcaaaatcaaattatttgagtttgcATAATCCATTTTAAGCCCCTTTTGTAAAGGGCTGAAACGGTGAGTATTGGGTAAGTGATACGGGGAGTTTTAAATAACTGTAATAACAGCATGAGATTAGTGTAAACGGTAACGTTTTACTTCTGTAAGACGCGTATAAGAACCAAAGCAACCTGTAAGCAAATTCATTCAGAAAGTTTAATAGAAAGGCAGTTTTGGAGGTTGGGAGCTCCTCGAAAGCTTCTTCCAAGAATCAAGAAAGTGATTCTTGGGTTTTCTTTTCATCTCATTCCAGTTTGTGTTGTGATCTTGTGTGTAGTATTTGGGTAAACTGTAGAATACCcattacaattggtatcagCAGTCGTCGGTTCTGTGATGGCAGAAGGCACACGAGGAGCGTTGAAGAACCAGCAGGAAGAGCTGCATAAGCATCAGGAGGTCGTCCAAAAGCAGTTGGATACTCATCAACAGGCTATTACGGGTATGTCTGAAAAGTTACATCATGTTTCTGACATGCTTTGTTCTTTGGTTGAATCAGTACAAGTTAATCTTCATAGAGAAGGGGTTAATGAACCTAGAAGTCATGAAGATAGGTCCATGCAGAGAAATTTTCGTTTGGATTTTCCAAGATTTGGTGGTAGTGATCCTGCTGGGTGGGTCTTTAAAGCTAATCAATACTTTGATTGCTATCAAACACCATTTCATCAGAAATTGATGGTGGCATCTATTCATATGGAAGGTGAGGCACTGGTTTGGTACCAAACTGCCTTGAATTCAGGGCAATTTAATTCTTGGGAGTCTTTGGTGGTTGCAATGCAGGTTCGATTTGGACCATCATCATATGATGATCCAATGGAAGTATTAGCTAAGTTGAAACAGACAACTTCTGTGACTATGTATAAATCACAGTTTGATAACTTAGCAAATAGATTACAAGGCTTGTCTGAGAGACACCTACTTAGTTGCTTTGTGAGTGGGTTGAAAGATGAGATCAGATTGGGTGTGAAAATGTTGAGTCCAGTCAATCTTGGTGCTGCTTATGGGTTAGCAAAAATCCAAGAAGAATACATATTTGCTATCAAGAAACCATGGAGAGGGTTTTCAGTACCAACTGAGCCTGTGGTGGAAACTAATAAAGTGCACAGACCTCCTTTAGCAGTAAAGAAagttttttcttcacaaatggatgagaaaaggaagaaaggcCTTTGCTATCATTGTGAGGAAAAATGGAATCCTGCACATGTGTGTAAGACTCCTAGGGTGTACCTAATGCAAGTAGAAAATGTGGGTGATAAGGCCATAGAAGTAGAGGAGGTGATTAATGAACCTCCTATAACCAGTGAACAATTGGTGACAGATGAGGGTGAAGCAATGGAGGTGTCCATTCATGCAATTTCTGGATGCTCTACTAGTAATGCCATGAAGTTACTGGGGAGGGTAGGAAGTTGTGTGGTGGAAATTTTGGTGGACTCGGGGAGTACACACAATTTTTTGGATCCATTAGTAGTACAAACTGCAAAACTGAAAGTCCATAAGGATTCGAAGTTACAAGTTAAAGTAGCTAATGGGGATAAGATGATTAGTGGAGGAAGATGTGAGGAAGTCATAAAAGttcaagattccaagtttaGAATTCCTTTTCATGTTCTGACATTGGGAGGTTGTGATATGGTTTTGGGAGTTCAATGGCTCAAGACTTTAGGGCCAATTTTCTGGGATTTTAATTCAATGTCTATGAGTTTTTCAGTGGGTAATTCAAAGATCACATTGAATGGGTTAAAATCTGAAGGAATAAGGGTGCATAATGGGGAGGGCAATCTCAAGTCTTCCTTGGTAAGGCAGCAAGGGTGGTTTTTGCAGTTAAGGGCTGAAGATCAATGTGGGAAACCTGCTAATCAGGTGAAAGAAGTGGAGGAATTATTGCAAGAGTTCAAGGAAGTTTTTGCAGAACCTGTTGGTTTACCTCCTAACAGGTCATTTGATCATAGTATTCCTCTTAAGGAGGGTACGGGTCCTGTTTTTGTCAGACCTTATAGGTATCCTCATTATcaaaaaaatgagattgagaATATTGTGAGAGATTTGCTGAAAACTGGAGTGGTTAGACCCAGTCAGAGCCCTTTTTCATCACCAGTCTTGCTTGTTAAAAAATCAGATGGATCATGGAGGATGTGTGTGGACTATCGAGCCTTAAATCAGGTAACAATCAAAGACAAATTCCCTATACCTGTCATTGATGAGTTACTTGATGAATTATTTGGAGCATCAGTTTTTTCTAAACTGGATTTAAGGTCTGGATATCACCAAATTCGTGTAAAAGATGTGGACATTGAAAAAACAGCTTTTAGAACTCATGAAGGCCATTATGAGTTCTTAGTAATGCCTTTTGGCCTTACTAATGCCCCTGCAACCTTTCAAGGGTTAATGAATGATGTGTTTAAACCTTTTTTAAGAAGGTTTGTCTTGGTGTTCTTTGATGATATTCTCATTTACAGTAAGAATTTGAGGGATCATGTTTCACATCTCAGAGCTGTTTTACATGTGCTGAAGCAACATACTTTATATGCAAAGATGTCTAAGTGTAGGTTTGCCATGCATGAAGTTGATTACTTGGGGCATATCATTTCTGCTGAAGGTGTTAAAGCTGATTCTTCTAAGCTTGTTTCTATGGTGGAATGGCCGATTCCGAAATCATTAAAAGCCTTGTGAGGATTTCTGGGCCTCACTGGCTATTACAGAAAATTTATCAAGGATTATGGCTCTATTGCTGCCCCTTTAACagttttattgaaaaagaattGTTTCCATTGGTCTGAGGAGGCATTTCAGGCATTTAAGAAATTGAAAGAAGCTGTTACAAGTCCACCAGTACTTCGATTGCCTGATTTCTCTAAAAGCTTCACTATTGAATGTGATGCTTCTGGTATTGGATTGGGGGCTGTACTCATGCAGGAGGGTCAGCCTATTGCTTTTTATAGCAAGGCATTAAAAGGTAAGGCATTGCTTTTATCAACCTATGAGAAAGAGCTACTAGCTCTTGTTTCTGCTGTAGCTAAATGGAGGCCTTATCTGTTAGGGGGAGTTTTTCAAGTTAAGACTGATCAGCAGGCTCTTAAGTACTTATTGGAGCAACGGGTAGGTACAGAAACTCAACAGAAGTGGTTATCTAAGCTAATAGGCTATGATTTTACCATTGATTACAAGAGGGGAAAGGAAAATCAAGTAGCTGATGCTCTTTCCAGGAAGTCTGAAGAGCAGACAGCCACTTTAGCACTCATTACCTTTCCTACTTCTCTTTGGATAGAAGAGTTGAAACAAAGCTATCAGCTTTGTTCCCCCATTCGAgaaatttatgagaagttgCAACAGGGATCTGAGGGTCCAAAACATTTCACCTTACAGCAGGGCTTGCTGTTAAGAAAAGGGAAGATTGTGGTGGTTTCAGATTCAGCATTCAAGACTAAGGTCTTGTATTACATTCACAATAGCCCACAAGCTGGTCATATGGGTTATCACAAGACATTACACAGGGCCAAACAAGATTTTTATTGGAAGGGGATGCGCAAAGATGTTAAGACCTTTGTCAAAGAATGTGAAATTTGTCAAGCATGCAAGCATGAAACTCTGCATCCAGCTGGACTTTTGCAGCCATTACCTGTACCATCTTCACCATGGGCAGAtatttccatggattttatTGAAGGATTACCTTCTTCAGGTGGCTATACTGTCATTTTTACTGTGGTGGACAGATTCACCAAGTTTggacatttcttttctttggcaCACCCTTATTCAGCAAGTAAAGTGGCTCAGGTTTTCTTTTCTGGGGGTCTTCAAGCTCCATGGCTTGCCAAAATCCATTGTGTCAGATAGAGATGCTATCTTTACCAGTAATTTTTGGAAAGAATTATTTAGATTGCAAGGCACTTCTCTCAATTTCAGTTCTGCTTATCATCCACAATCTGATGGGCAAACTGAAGCTTTGAATAAGGTTGTTGAAGGTTATCTCAGGTGCTATACAAGTGACAAACCTAAGGAATGGAACCTGTGGCTTCCTTTGGCTGaatggtgttataacaccactTGTCACTCTTCAATTAAAATTTGCCCTTTTGAAGCGTTGTATGGTTATGTACCTCCCAGATTAGTTTCTTATGTAGCAGGAACTTCTGTCAATCCTGCAGTAGATCAGCAACTAAGATCCAGAGAACAGCTTTGGGTGATGTTGAGGGAGAATATATTGAAGGCTCAAAATAGAATGAAGGATTTTGCAGATAGaagaagaactgaaagggaattTCAAGTGGGGGATTGGGTGTTTCTCAGACTACAGCCATATAGACAGAAAACTGTAGCCTTACGCCATAATCTTAAGTTGGCTCCAAGGTTCTTTGGaccttttaaaattttggagaGGATTGGGACAGTGGCCTATAGGCTTGAATTGCCTTCTTCTACAAAGATCCATCCTGTGATACATGTCTCTTGCCTGAAGAAAAAGCTTGGCCAGAATGTTATACCATTGCCTACACTACCACCTGTGGACTCTCAGGGGCAAGTTCAACCTGAACCTGAGTTGATTTTGCAAAGGAGGATGAAGAAAATCAGGAACCATGCTGTGACTGAAGTCTTGGTGAAATGGTTAGGAGCTGCTGCAGAAGATAGTACTTGGGAACTTTTGTGGAAGTTACGTGATCAATAcccacaccttgtgggcaaggtcctTTGAGAGGGAGGAGTGTCAAGTTCTTGAGGACAAGAACATTGTTAAGGGGAAGGGAATGTAAAGGGCTGAAACGGTGAGTATTGGGTAAGTGATACGGGGAGTTTTAAATAACTGTAATAACAGCCTGAGATTAGTGTAAACGGTAACGTTTTACTTCTGTAAGACGCGTATAAGAACCAAAGCAACCTGTAAGCAAATTCATTCAGAAAGTTTAATAGAAAGGCAGTTTTGGAGGTTGGGAGCTCCTCGAAAGCTTCTTCCAAGAATCAAGAAAGTGATTCTTGGGTTTTCTTTTCATCTCATTCCAGTTTGTGTTGTGATCTTGTGTGTAGTATTTGGGTAAACTGTAGAATACCCATTACACCTTTTCATCCCTAATAGTTAAAAAGTatgtagaatttttttacatataaataatcCGGTGAGAGTGCTCTTAGCATCTCTCATCTACAAGCTACTCTCCtcttttgtgataatcaagcagTCCTCCATATTGCTACAAATTCGATATTTTATGAGAGAATAAAACACATTGAACTCGTTTGCTATTTAATTCAAGATCAAATTCAAGCAAGAACTATTACAACAGCCCATGTTTCTTCTCAAAACCAGTTGGCTAACATTTTTACTAAAGCACTACCCTCTTATCTTCTACAATCACACCTCTCCAAAATGGAAATAGTTAATCTCTATTTTCCACTTGTGGGGGTGGTAGAAGATACGAGACAAATTACGTCGATTTAGATGCTAATATCCCTTGTTTATAAagtcatatttatttttctacattcttcggtttttattcttatttacaGAGGTCATTAGCTCATTTGAACTTTCTGTTAGTTAGTTAGAATCTTTTGCTGTAGATATGATCCTTCAAAGTACGAGTAATAgagttcttcttcttccatccaCTCGCCACtctgtttttcttgttttactgTTGTTTGGCCGTGTTGCAGTGCTGCACGTTGCATGTGCATTAACTTGGAAGAAGACGAGTAATGCCACACATTGcgtcaaaacaaaacaatagaatatataacgtttaaattaaatagttaaCAGCTGCCATCCAACCATAACGAATtatctcaatgctcttcttaaAAGGTTCATAAAATCATTGAAGTCGCAATATAGCTAGGCTCAAAAGTGTTGAGATCTTTGCGAACAATTTCTCGAGGACCGTATGAATTCCACATGGAAACTATGTCACTTCTTTCCCCAGGATTGTGAGATAAGCTTTTCCAATAAGCCCTTCAGCACTTCGAAACTTGAATCCCAAAAGTTTTTTAGGTATCCCAACAGCTTCAAAGTAATAGCAACATCCACAAGAACCAAAATCCTGttgaaaaataaagcaaaaggaAAAGGGCATCATGCTTATGTTGTCTTCGGCTTTATCAAACAAGGCAGAAGAAAATTATAACTCTTTTGATCGTTGTGAATGATATTCATGTTTCCTTGGAGTGCAGCTTTCTAGCTGTAGCGAAGTAATGGCAGAAGAAAACGGACATAAAGTAGATAAATTACACATCAAATCTGTGAACATGTGCTCTATGTTGAATCTTCAGAGAGGTGAAAAACgatgacccaaaaaaaaaaaaacaaatcaatctTTTATGCAAATGTTGAACAATGTAGGACGTCAATCTGATCACAAAACTGTTTAAGAGAAAAAGGTATTGGAAAGCACTACCTTGCCTAACAATTCTTAAACAAAAGAAGGGCTTTGGtgggaaagaagaaaataaaggcaAAAGGGCTTGACAATTTATGTACCTCCAAGAACCATCTCCATTTGAATTTTTAGTCCCACTGTCCCACTCCAAGCAAACCCTGAACATATGAAAACCATGTATGAAAGTTCAAATTCAGAcagaaagtgaaggaaaaaggggtaagaaggaaaacaaaaatccCATGTGCTTTACTCAAAGGGAATAggattttctcttttatttaaaatagatattatttatttagtgtAAAACACGAGTATTTTGATATTTCACATTATGTTATAAGTAGATCAAAATACTCCATATTTTATACTAAATGGACACTGTAATTGAAATGGAGAGAAAACCCATCCTGCCCAAAGCCTATGGCTCATTAGAAATGAGTATGGGATAAGAACTAACCTCGTCCGAGGCAGTTGTTGCTGCTGTTCACCCCATTTCTACAAATACAGGCAAATGACTGGTCCAAGCCAGCAAAACCGCACAAACCCCCACTTGCTTCACAATCCTTACACTTATCAGAAGAATACGAATCATTATATTGCAAAGAGATTCCAAATTTCCATTGCATCGGATCCCCAGCATCATCCCCAAACCCAGATATTGATGTATATGATGAACACTGGAGCTTAGGAAGGTCCAAAGCATAACCTGACCCAAGGCCTCTCGGAGATTCATAAACACAACATGTGGAAATGGGCGCATTTTGTGGCAGTCCAATGCCACTCACTCCCTTGCAAGAATACAGCCCTCTACAGATACGAGAACCTGAGCCAGTATCACAAAGCTCTTCATCAAGATCAAACACAGGAGAGGTTGTAGAGCAACCGAGTAAAACAAAGATATCATCTTCAGTTATAGTGAAGGGGCTTGCCCTGTCTAAGCTGAAGCTCCCAGAGTTTTGCATTGAAGAACAAGTTGACATGAGAGGGTCTGTAACAAATATGGTGCTGCTCGGGTAGTCGATGGAGGAAATAGTGTAAATGCCAGTGCCAGTAGAGAACTGGAGCGTGCCGGAGCTGCATTTTATGTACCTGGCAAAGTCAGGATGCCCACATCCAAAACCGGTGCCGAATGGGAACTTTATGGGGATTGTGCCGCATGTGTCATGACATGTACCATTGATTGGGATGGCGTGGGAAGCGGTAGAGACTGGGGTAACTAATGGGAGCAAGAGCAGGATGTTCAAGAAGATCCAAGCACTAGAGGTGAGTGACATTGGTGAGGGTTTTGGAACAGTTTGAGAGGTTCAAACATAAAATATGAAGCAAGTATTTCAAGGCTCCACTAGAGTATTTGATATTGAAAAGATATGGGCAGAGATGGCTAGAGTTCTTTTCGGTGGAGGTGATCATTTTTCAACGttgtcttctt contains:
- the LOC122310112 gene encoding wall-associated receptor kinase-like 22, which codes for MSLTSSAWIFLNILLLLPLVTPVSTASHAIPINGTCHDTCGTIPIKFPFGTGFGCGHPDFARYIKCSSGTLQFSTGTGIYTISSIDYPSSTIFVTDPLMSTCSSMQNSGSFSLDRASPFTITEDDIFVLLGCSTTSPVFDLDEELCDTGSGSRICRGLYSCKGVSGIGLPQNAPISTCCVYESPRGLGSGYALDLPKLQCSSYTSISGFGDDAGDPMQWKFGISLQYNDSYSSDKCKDCEASGGLCGFAGLDQSFACICRNGVNSSNNCLGRGFAWSGTVGLKIQMEMVLGGCFGSYTRLTEVKRYRLH